The Lentimicrobiaceae bacterium DNA window TTTCATTGCGTGCAAAAGACGGCGCTGCACGGGTTTCAAACCGTCTTCCAAAGCAGGAACGGCACGTTCAAGAATAACGTACGAAGCATAATCAAGAAACCAGTTCTCGTACATACCGGCAAGAGGAATAATATGCTGAAGCGCATCGGCATTGCCGGTTTCTTCGGGCACCCCATTCATGTTTTCGGTTCCGGTATATTCCTTATTTTCTTCTTCCATCTATTCTTTATTCATCCCGGTTTGCCTTTTCGGGAGTTGTAAAAGGGATTATTTCCAAAATCTCAGCAAAGCTACTTCGGCAGCAAGAAAAACCAAAGCCAAAACCACAAAAGTTTTCCACAGCGTAGTACCTTTGCGCATGTCGTTAATGGCTTGTAGTATGGGGGTATTATTCGCCTGCAATAAATAGTAATTTTTATCGCCCAGCCTGTTCAGTGCATCTTTTATCTCTGCAGAAGTCATACATTGCATTTCGCTTTCCTTTCTGTCAAAATTAAACGCAACTCCATAATTACCTGCGTCTCCTGTTTCAATGTTATAATGCCCGGACTGGATAATTTGCCCGTGAGTGTAGAGGAGCAGGCTGTTTGCCGACTGATGACTTTCAGGAATGATTTCAAAATCGTTCTGTAGCGCTTTTATTTTAATAACCTGTTCATTATGCAACGGCACATTGGGCAACGCAATCGCAGTATTATTTCCGATGGTGTAATAAAGCGGCAACTCCTTTTGACTCAGTAAAGCCATATTGTAAATAGTGGGAACAAACAAGGGATGGGTTGGAAAACTGGTAAACCGGATTTCGAGCGGACAGGTAAACACGTACAGTTTGCCACTTCTGCAAGAAAAAGAACAGCACAAGGGTGAACCGTTTTGCATTTTCATAATATCTTCCCGCTCCGAACGGACGGAAGAACCAAGGATAAAATGCGAATAAACTGTCGGCATATCTACATTTTCCGGAATTTTCTCAAAGACATTCCGGAATAAGGGGTGCTGGTAATTAAGTATTGTTACTTTTTGGTCGGCTGTATCGGTTGCAAGATACTTTTCGGCTCCCAATCCGGTTAAAAAAATGGCATAGGAATCAAATTCAGGTTCCGCCGGCGGAATAAGGGTAACGTTTCCCCCCTGCTCCAAAAAACGGTCAAGCGACTGCATTAAACCGGAAGAAAAACTTTTTAACTGGTTAAGCACTACCAGCCTGTAACCGGGCAGGGCGGAATAATCCACCGCAGTAGCAGCATTATTCCGAAAAATCACCGACGAATCTCCCCCGAAAAGTGCATTCAGATAACGGCTTTCCTCTCCCCCATTAATACAAAGCACTGAAATAAAATCATTAATCTGGTAACTGAAATAAAAGCTGTCGTCGAAATAAACCGGATAGTCGTTTATTTCAATCTTTCCATATTGTATGCCAGTTTCGCGGTTGGTATAGGAAAGCGTAACCTCTGCCGATGCTTCGCTTTTTACATCACAACTTGCTACGGCTTTCTGTTTACCGTTAATGGTGAGCTTTACCGGTATTTTTTCCATACTTTGTTCTGAAGAATTTTTTATACGAACCGTTAATCTTTCTCCTTCATCTTTAAGATGCACAGGTGAGGAAAACCAGCATGAATCAATGTATAAATTATTCCTGTCGGTAGCTGCCACCGGAACAAAAAATACCCGAGTGGCAGTATCTTTTTTGAGTGAAGAAAAATCGGTGGTAGTATGCTGAAAATCGGAAATCAGGTAAACTTCGTGATTGCCTGCAGGATTAACGGCAAGCATATCCTTTTGCCGGGCAATTATCTTTGAAACAGGTTGCACAACAGGCGAAATTTTTACGTCGTCCACCATATTGATAAATTCATCTCTCGACACAAATTGCTGATGTTTTCCTTCAAAATCGTTTGTAAGCAATTGAAATTCGTCAGACGGTTGATAAGCAAATGGTATTTCCTTTGCACGGCTTTTGGCATCGTCGAGCAGCGTACCCCGGGCATTCCGGGCTTCCATGCTGAACGAGTTGTCAATATATATGCTCACTTTGTGCTTCTCTCCTTTAACATAACCCTGATTATTCATCGGAATGTAAGGTTGCGCAAAAGCCAGTACAAGGCAGATAAATACAAGTATGCGTGCCAAAAGTACCAACAGATGTTGCCATTTCGATTGTTTGCGGGTTTGTACTTTTACTTCCTTCAGAAACCGCACATTGGTAAAATATACCCGCTTGAATCTGCGAAGATTAAAAAGGTGGATGAGCACAGGGATTGCCAGAGCAAACAATCCAAAAAGAAACCAGGGTTGAACAAACTCCATTTAGAATTACTATACAGGCTGCAAAAATATAAAATAATACATGAAGCCATACAA harbors:
- a CDS encoding BatA domain-containing protein yields the protein MEFVQPWFLFGLFALAIPVLIHLFNLRRFKRVYFTNVRFLKEVKVQTRKQSKWQHLLVLLARILVFICLVLAFAQPYIPMNNQGYVKGEKHKVSIYIDNSFSMEARNARGTLLDDAKSRAKEIPFAYQPSDEFQLLTNDFEGKHQQFVSRDEFINMVDDVKISPVVQPVSKIIARQKDMLAVNPAGNHEVYLISDFQHTTTDFSSLKKDTATRVFFVPVAATDRNNLYIDSCWFSSPVHLKDEGERLTVRIKNSSEQSMEKIPVKLTINGKQKAVASCDVKSEASAEVTLSYTNRETGIQYGKIEINDYPVYFDDSFYFSYQINDFISVLCINGGEESRYLNALFGGDSSVIFRNNAATAVDYSALPGYRLVVLNQLKSFSSGLMQSLDRFLEQGGNVTLIPPAEPEFDSYAIFLTGLGAEKYLATDTADQKVTILNYQHPLFRNVFEKIPENVDMPTVYSHFILGSSVRSEREDIMKMQNGSPLCCSFSCRSGKLYVFTCPLEIRFTSFPTHPLFVPTIYNMALLSQKELPLYYTIGNNTAIALPNVPLHNEQVIKIKALQNDFEIIPESHQSANSLLLYTHGQIIQSGHYNIETGDAGNYGVAFNFDRKESEMQCMTSAEIKDALNRLGDKNYYLLQANNTPILQAINDMRKGTTLWKTFVVLALVFLAAEVALLRFWK